Proteins from one Toxotes jaculatrix isolate fToxJac2 chromosome 13, fToxJac2.pri, whole genome shotgun sequence genomic window:
- the txnl4a gene encoding thioredoxin-like protein 4A: MSYMLPHLHNGWQVDQAILSEEDRVLVIRFGHDWDPTCMKMDEVLYSIAEKVKNFAVIYLVDITEVPDFNKMYELYDPCTVMFFFRNKHIMIDLGTGNNNKINWTMEDKQEMIDIIETVYRGARKGRGLVVSPKDYSTKYRY, encoded by the exons ATGTCGTATATGCTCCCGCATCTCCATAATGGCTGGCAGGTTGACCAAGCCATCCTGTCTGAGGAGGACCGAGTTCTTGTGATCCGCTTCGGACACGACTGGGACCCGACGTGCATGAAAATGGACGAGGTCCTGTACAGCATCGCCGAAAAG GTAAAGAATTTTGCCGTCATTTACCTGGTGGACATCACAGAAGTGCCTGACTTCAACAAGATGTACGAGTTGTATGATCCCTGCACCGTCATGTTCTTTTTCAG gaacaaacacatcATGATTGATTTGGGCACTGGTAACAACAACAAGATCAACTGGACAATGGAGGACAAGCAGGAGATGATAGACATTATTGAAACAGTGTACAGAGGAGCAAGGAAAGGACGGGGTCTGGTGGTGTCTCCTAAGGATTATTCTACAAAATACAgatattga